The genomic region GCTGGATGACCGATTCGACGCTGTTATTGATGGGTTCGAGAACCGGTTTGGGATAAACCCCCAGCCAGATCGCGATGATTACGAGGGGAACCAGGCCCACCATTTCAACTTTGTTGACGTCTTTGAGATTCTTATTCTCTTCTTTGGTCACCGGCCCGAAGAACGCTTTTTTGTACGCCGAGAGCATGTAGATCGCGCCGACGATGATCGCCACACCTGCAGCCAGCGTCATCGCGTGGGACTGTTTGTAGAACCCGAGCAGGCTCAGGAATTCCCCGACGAAGTTGATCGTCAGCGGCAGACCGACCGATGCCATCATCATGATCCCGAAAATGGTCGCATAGCGGGGCATCACCGATGCCAGGCCGCCGAATTCGCTCATCAGTTTCGTATGGCGGCGGTCGTAAATCACTCCGACAAGAAGGAAGAGCGCGCCCGAAACAACCCCGTGCGCGATCATCAGGAATACCGATCCGCTGACCCCTTCGACGTTCAACGCGAAGGTACCGAGAATAATGACCCCCATGTGCGAAATCGAGCTGTAGGCGACGACTTGTTTGATGTCTTCCTGGGCGTAGGCGACCATTGCCGTATAAATAATCATGATGATCGCGATGATCGCGATCGGGAACATGAAAAAGACCGATGCGTCCGGAAAAAGCGGAAGCGAAAAACGGACGAACGCGTAAGTTCCCATTTTGAGCAGAATTGCCGCAAGGATCACCGAACCGATGGTCGGTGCCTGACCGTGGGCATAGGGCAGCCACGTATGGAACGGAAACATCGGAACTTTGATCGCGAATCCGAGGAAGAACGCGACAAAGAGCCAGATTTGAAAGTTCTCGGGCAGAATCAGACGATACCACTCCAGGATCGAAAAGCTCCACGCCCCCGTCGCCTGATAGTAAAAGTACGCCATGAAGAGCATCCCCACGAGCATCACCAGCGATCCGGCAAACGTATAAAGGAAAAACTTGATCGACGCATAGATACGCAACGGTCCGCCCCATGCACCGATGATGTAGAGCATCGGAACGAGCGAGAGTTCCCAGAAGACGTAGAACACGATGGCATCCAACGCCGCAAACACGCCCACCATCGTCATTTCAAGGAACAACAGGGTGATGATCATGTCTTTGACGCGGCGTGTTTCGGTCAGCGACGCGATACCGATCAACGTAAAGAACGTCGACAGGATAATAATGAAAAGCGAAATCCCGTCAACCCCGAGCAGGTAGTTGATACCGAATGCCGGAATCAGCGGTGCGGCTTCCATAAACTGCATCCCCGAAACCATCGGGTCGTACGCATACCACAACCACAGGGAGAGGAAAAACTCGATCCCCGCCACGGCGATACCGTAAGCGCGGATACTGTCTTGTCTGACAACGAACCCGAACATCGCGGCCAATGCCGGGAAGAAAATCAAAAGCGATAAAATATGATCCAACATCATTACTCCTTAAGCGCCGACCGCGTTGTAACCCACGGTAAAGGCAACGGCAAGCGCCAGCAAAACGACCAGGCCGACCACCATCCAGCGTAACATGCTGGAGAGGTTGCCGTTCTGGATATCCCGGGTATTCTCACCCGTTTTGTAGATCGCGTTGGCGATCGCGTCGACGGTAGCGTCGACGATTTTAAGGTCGATCTGCTTCCATGCGATTTTCGAAAGTTCCAGATAAGGCTTCGAAAACACTTCGTCGAAAAACTTCGGAATATAGTACTGATTCCACAGCAGTTTGTAGCAGAAACGGTTTTCCATTTTCGAGGTTCCGTCCGGAACGCTACTCCAGTTGGCGTATTTTTTATACGCGAACAAAATCGCCGCGATGACGAAAAGCTGCGTCCCGATCGTCATGATCCAGTAGGTCATCTCGCTGTGGACATGGTACTGCGTCGACGGAAGCAGGTTGATCACCAGCTGATAATAGGTCATTTTGAACGCCCCGGCGATCACCGCAAGGACGAGCAGCGGGCTCATCGCGACCAGCATGAATTTATACGCTTCGTGCGGATGGATGCCGAAGAGTTTGTAGCGCTCTTCCCCGTGGAAGATCAGAGCGACCAGACGGAACGAATAAAACGCCGTCAAGCCCGCCGTGAGCAACAGAACCGTATACAGCACGTAGTGGTGCTCGACGAATGCTACCTCGAGGATCAGGTCTTTCGAGAAGAAACCGGCCAACGGATAGATTCCCGCCAGCGCAACCGATGCGACCGTCATCATCACGAAGGTCCCTTTCATCACTTTGCGCAGGCCACCCATTTTGAACGGGTCGAGTTCGTCGTGCATCGCGTGCATGACGTTACCTGCACCGAGGAACAGGAGGGCTTTGAAAAATGCGTGGGCCATCAGGTGGAAAAGAGCGACCCAGTAGGCGCCCAGACCGGCCGCAACGAACATGTATCCCAGCTGCGAGAGCGTCGAATAGGCGATAATCCGTTTCATGTCA from Campylobacterota bacterium harbors:
- the nuoL gene encoding NADH-quinone oxidoreductase subunit L, which encodes MELYLYLALFAPLAGSLFAALFGASPKTKLTGYVTSGLLFVSFLSSAVLLNHVMSGHTVHVELMTWMATGDLYIPFGFVVDQVSVVMMMVVTVVSTVVHIYSIGYMDHDKGFNRFFSWLSAFVFSMMVLVMSDNFAGLFIGWEGVGLCSWGLIGFWYHKESATWAANEAFIMNRIADLGMLIGLFLVYWNIGSLQYDVVFSEIGNLPVEVVTWIGIFLFIGAMGKSAQFPLHTWLADAMEGPTPVSALIHAATMVTAGVYLVVRSNPIYDLIPNVGLFIASLGAFVAFFAASMALVNRDMKRIIAYSTLSQLGYMFVAAGLGAYWVALFHLMAHAFFKALLFLGAGNVMHAMHDELDPFKMGGLRKVMKGTFVMMTVASVALAGIYPLAGFFSKDLILEVAFVEHHYVLYTVLLLTAGLTAFYSFRLVALIFHGEERYKLFGIHPHEAYKFMLVAMSPLLVLAVIAGAFKMTYYQLVINLLPSTQYHVHSEMTYWIMTIGTQLFVIAAILFAYKKYANWSSVPDGTSKMENRFCYKLLWNQYYIPKFFDEVFSKPYLELSKIAWKQIDLKIVDATVDAIANAIYKTGENTRDIQNGNLSSMLRWMVVGLVVLLALAVAFTVGYNAVGA
- a CDS encoding NADH-quinone oxidoreductase subunit M, whose amino-acid sequence is MLDHILSLLIFFPALAAMFGFVVRQDSIRAYGIAVAGIEFFLSLWLWYAYDPMVSGMQFMEAAPLIPAFGINYLLGVDGISLFIIILSTFFTLIGIASLTETRRVKDMIITLLFLEMTMVGVFAALDAIVFYVFWELSLVPMLYIIGAWGGPLRIYASIKFFLYTFAGSLVMLVGMLFMAYFYYQATGAWSFSILEWYRLILPENFQIWLFVAFFLGFAIKVPMFPFHTWLPYAHGQAPTIGSVILAAILLKMGTYAFVRFSLPLFPDASVFFMFPIAIIAIIMIIYTAMVAYAQEDIKQVVAYSSISHMGVIILGTFALNVEGVSGSVFLMIAHGVVSGALFLLVGVIYDRRHTKLMSEFGGLASVMPRYATIFGIMMMASVGLPLTINFVGEFLSLLGFYKQSHAMTLAAGVAIIVGAIYMLSAYKKAFFGPVTKEENKNLKDVNKVEMVGLVPLVIIAIWLGVYPKPVLEPINNSVESVIQLMHDKAQSAEAKARIPNLSESNGIITMQEAH